A single genomic interval of Spirosoma linguale DSM 74 harbors:
- a CDS encoding histidine kinase (PFAM: ATP-binding region ATPase domain protein; histidine kinase A domain protein; histidine kinase HAMP region domain protein~SMART: ATP-binding region ATPase domain protein; histidine kinase A domain protein; histidine kinase HAMP region domain protein~KEGG: gsu:GSU0452 sensor histidine kinase): MLIRNKLTLVFTSLALAIQLTFSVFIYAFYSVYRQQEFYSQLQAKARVYGRVLIGRQDVTHLLDARVPASDLITLTSEQVSIYDSRLSLLFDNKYAEYDQQEQKLLPQLRQVSQAPDGKRLTQVPIQHFTIGQVEGIGTTFAHRGQTYFIFVAGLDQLGRSKRYNLLIILLIGNLGGLMLILLAGWYFAGRFLQPLSALTQTVRHISEAHLHTRLHEGNRRDEIAQLAITFNAMLEQLERSFESQRQFVAHASHELRTPLTNLLGTLDTSLTYDREVEAYRLSMESAIDEVRKVIHLTNSLLSLAKIGSEQLAPVAVRLDTCLLEAVTQVQRKYPERAIELTFDDGLDGFFFVKGTAPLLTTALANVIDNACKYSQAPVQVILQQVRNETETYEVRVIDHGRGIAPADRPHVFKPLVRGSNVGQINGFGIGLAIAQQIIQLHHGQITLEPTHVENDAAGHAGTTVTIQLPAAEEDNAPLTV; this comes from the coding sequence ATGCTGATCCGTAACAAACTGACCCTTGTTTTTACCAGTCTGGCACTGGCCATCCAGCTTACCTTCTCGGTATTTATTTACGCGTTTTATTCGGTATATCGTCAGCAGGAGTTTTACAGTCAGTTGCAGGCCAAAGCCAGGGTGTACGGCCGGGTGCTGATCGGGCGGCAGGATGTAACCCATCTGCTGGATGCCCGCGTGCCCGCCAGCGATTTGATTACCCTTACGAGCGAGCAGGTTAGCATCTACGATAGTCGTTTGTCTCTTCTCTTCGATAATAAGTATGCCGAATACGACCAGCAGGAACAGAAACTGTTGCCTCAGTTACGACAGGTAAGCCAGGCGCCCGATGGGAAGCGGCTGACCCAGGTACCAATACAGCACTTTACCATTGGGCAGGTTGAAGGGATAGGCACAACGTTTGCGCACCGGGGCCAAACCTATTTTATATTCGTGGCCGGTCTTGATCAGTTAGGGCGTTCCAAGCGGTATAACCTGCTGATTATTCTGCTGATTGGCAACCTGGGTGGGCTGATGCTGATCTTGTTGGCGGGCTGGTATTTTGCCGGTAGATTTCTGCAACCGCTCAGTGCCCTGACACAGACGGTACGGCACATTTCAGAAGCACATCTCCACACTCGCCTGCACGAAGGTAACCGGCGGGACGAGATTGCCCAACTAGCCATCACCTTTAATGCCATGCTGGAGCAGTTGGAGCGTTCTTTTGAGAGCCAGCGGCAGTTTGTTGCCCATGCATCGCACGAGTTACGCACTCCGCTTACCAATCTACTGGGTACGCTGGATACCTCCCTTACCTACGACCGGGAGGTCGAAGCGTACCGGCTTAGCATGGAGTCGGCCATTGACGAAGTTCGCAAGGTCATTCACCTGACTAACAGCCTGCTGAGTCTGGCTAAAATTGGTAGTGAGCAACTGGCACCCGTCGCGGTTCGGCTGGATACCTGCCTGCTGGAAGCCGTTACCCAGGTACAGCGCAAATACCCGGAGCGGGCTATAGAGCTTACCTTCGACGACGGGTTGGATGGGTTCTTTTTCGTTAAAGGCACGGCTCCGCTTCTGACCACCGCTCTCGCCAATGTTATTGATAATGCCTGTAAGTACTCCCAAGCCCCTGTTCAGGTAATTCTGCAACAGGTCCGTAACGAAACGGAAACGTATGAAGTACGCGTAATTGACCACGGCCGGGGTATTGCCCCCGCCGACCGACCGCACGTTTTCAAACCATTGGTTCGGGGCAGTAATGTCGGTCAGATAAACGGGTTTGGCATTGGTCTGGCGATTGCCCAACAGATCATCCAGCTCCACCACGGACAGATTACCCTGGAGCCAACCCATGTGGAAAACGATGCTGCGGGCCATGCAGGTACCACTGTTACCATTCAACTGCCGGCGGCTGAAGAAGATAACGCGCCCCTGACCGTCTGA